TAAATTAACTCAAATTTCTATACCCACTGGATTTCGTATCAGAGACTTGAGCAATATGAAATATATTGAACAATTAGAAACAATATTGTATAAACAGCTGCAACATATTTTTGAAATCGCTTCATATAGCTCCACTAATTACCCCAGATTGATCTATTTATATTGTCAAGCAATTATTGATCAAAAGATTGCCCATATAGTGCACCTTAagcacagaataactaaccatacagaAACGAAACTCAGGTCGAAAACGGTAACATAAATTTCATGCTCATTCGTcacgtaactggtgcaacctcacttgtgcgactgacagtgacagttgtttttagttaaattttatatttagatatgttttattttatattttatttatttttatagttaaattttatatttcatatttaattaataactattTGTCAACAATATTACAtaatttggaatggtctattccttagaacatcaagttctattctgtaactggtgcTCAAGGttaaatatttcggtcccaacaaaatcaatggaaaagacagattcgcttctgtgtggttagttattctgtgccTTAAGTAACATTAGGTTGTATGATTCAACAATAGTTTGTACTTTTTAATTTCGGTATGATTTTCTCCATCTTCCATGTTAATAATCTTAAGTGTGTAGGAGCACAATTTAGGgctaatgctttttaaatgcattcattttttaaatcctaataaaactaataagtatttttgagaaatttaaatacataatgaaagattacattattaatGAGGGCTGAAAGTCCTTGAAAACTTATACTAAGTCCTTGaaactataatgtttattttaatacgttCCAGGGGcgaaaaaaaattagtgtgatttttaattttaaatatcttattcaaaagaaactttttgtttattccaggggacattcggccctcggtaataatgtaatatttcattctaggtatgtttaaatttttcaaaaatatttattagttttctcagggttaaaaaaatgaatgcatttaaaaagcattggttcgaaattttgcgcctactctctTAACGCTTTTCAATTTCACATATACCTATTTCATTCACCACCAGACCAGTACCTGCTATACTGTAAAAACAGAGATATTTAATAAGAAGCAATGGATGCCAATGTTATCAAAAACTTACTGATTCTTCCTCTGCTTGTGCAAAATCTAGTTCTAGTTTTAATTTAAACTTGAAATTAGTTGCTAGATGTGTTTTAATATAGAATCGCACACTACATGGTCCTTCATCACATATAACGCCAACTTCTGCGTTTTCAACttcatttaatatatttttagcaTGTTGAATATATTCTTCTGGTGTTTGCTCAATAGCTGGATTGCATTccttaaataaatataatataagtcAGTTATCCCATTCACAAGGAGACGTAAATATAACTTACAGGCTCCAATTATTATGAATGGCATCACATTAGACTATTCCAGAGAAGTAAAATATCTGGGGGTAACCCTAGATAAAAAAACTCACAAAATAGTCATTTTGAAAAAATCTTATCCAGAGCCTTGGTGGCAAGTTGGACCAGCAGCAAGCCTAAAACCGAAAATGACTCTCTGGTCATATAAAATGATTATTAGGCTGATGGTTACATACACATCACTCTTATGGTggccaaaaacacaaaaacacagcTACAGCCAAGCTGCAATAAATGCAGCAGCTAGCTTCTCTGGGAATCACAGGGGCAATGTCAACATGTCCCACTGCAGCTTTAGAGGTGATGCTGAAGCTTCCTCCCTCGCAGTTCTGCATAAGGAGGGAGGCAGTAACCATCACCTTAAAGTTGCGACAGACACACATAATGAAACCTAGAGCTCCAATAGGCCACCTAAAAATCTTAGAAAGGAATTCCATTGAACTTGAACTCTAAGGAAAGGTTGACAGATGTCATGCCAATCAAATTCAACTTAGAAACACCCTTTGAAGTGGTCATAAAAAAACACCAAATgggttgtttttttttatgacCACCACCACCAAACCAAAACTGGAAGAAGGTTCACTTGTATGGTATATGGATGGATCTAAGGTAGATGAATGGGCAGGAATGGGAGTTACTGGGACCAATTTCGGGCTATCCCAATCTCTTGGAAACGCCCCAATTATCTTTCAGGCAAAAATACATGCCATAGACATTAGACATAGTGCTCAAGAATGTGTCAATCGAGACACTCGCAGGGCAAAAGTCTTTATTTTATCAGACAGCCAAGCTGCCTTAAAGCCTCTATAGTCATTTACTTGTGAGTCAAAGTTGGTTTGGAACTGTAAACAATCCTTAACGAAGCTGGCAGAACACAACAAAATAACTTTTGATGTGTGTGCTAGACCCACATGCAAGAAGGAGCTAATATCTCATTTCAAGGTCCAGAACCCTTCTGTGGACTATCAAAAAGCCACATCAGAGAGGAACTCCGGACCTGGAAAATCAATCAACTACAACTATACTGGTCTAAAACATCAGAAAAAGGCAAGCAAAAAGGCCCATAAAAGTGTGGCCTACTGCAAGAAACCGCCTTCTCAAAATaagtaaaaaagatataaaaatgatCACTGGCCTTCTCACTGGTCACAGTCCTTTGAGATATCATCTCAAAAAATGGTCAAATCAGATAGTGATAACTGTCGTTTCTGTGACAACAAAAAAGAAAAGCCAGAACATATTTTATGTAACTGCGTAGCACTGTTCTGCAAACGACTAAAATGCCTAAAAGAGGTCATTCTAGCTCCCTCTGACATAGGAAACAAGTCACCTAGGATGCTAATCAACTTCATCAGAAGTATTGGCATCCTAGAGTTTAACTAGATTAAGGTATGCACAAAAGATGGTTGAAGTGCTAATCTaatctaatttaatctaatataaTTTAGATACCATTGATGCACAgtcaaatatatattatttaccTGAAATTTCTGTACTAATGCTTCTTGTGAAAGGATACAATTCCACATTGTCATCAAATCAGATAAATATATTTCAAAGTTGTTGTCACTGTCAACGACTTTAAGCATATAAATATGATCATCATTTGTAAATGTTTTCCACATCTTGGTAGTTGTATTATaagttaaaaatgcaataaaatactttttaaatcGCGAATTCAATTCAGCAAAAAAGAGCAAAACCATAACAATAACATAACCATGACCATAGAAGTACAATGACAAATGACATATTATCAAGAGAACTACTGTTAGAATGGTCCCTTGTTTTTTCGGCGTACAGCCACTGTACAAATATAATTCGAAATAAATAAACAtgaatctaattttttttttaaatatttccatttattATAAAATGCTATTGAAAGTAGCCATATTACAatacatttaattttattaaatttaaatatacaaaaGTTATTTCTTTTTCCTGAATATAGGCAAGCAACAGTGGCTTGAAAAAGTTTGAACGCTAAAAGAAAAAATATGACATGATAAATTAATAGGAGAATATTATGTagtgagaaaaaaaaacatgaaaatgaaatgaaaaacatttttattcaatGAATTTAATTATTGCCATCTAAGCATTCCATCTAAGCGGTCTTCTAAAAAAGAATAACAAATAGTTGCGATAGTACGTAAAACATCGAATTTAAAAAGTAGTTAAAAATGAAAAAccaaatataaattattattgtatgcaGTGGCGGATTTAcccatttgccttgggaggggaaatttgccgtAGGGGAACTTCCAATataacaccaaccaaaagacataaaaaagataaatccAAACTATTGCAATCACTGAATACTTACATaaatagtgaaaaaataatcttattatttaaattaatgaataataaTTTACGCGATTATATAAGTAACTGTTATCCGAAAATATTCAAAACCTGACCAAATCGCCACCTCGTTCGTTGCTGGTGACGACTAGTGacgtaacgaatattcgtatccgcattcgcgaatattcgcatatttGAAGAATATTAggttaaaaaatcaaaatgtattcacttctcatcttctttttattaagaaaaggtaattTAACGTCGTGTAATCTCATTATCAGCCTattcactttattttattatttggtattatgtaataaagattaagattcagattgatttacagtAAATAGCAAATTAACTCTATTAATTAactcattataaatttagaaaatattacaaaaatagtaTCAAATTTAAACATACTGAATATTCGCATCCGcaatccgcattcgcgaatgttgGTAtttagcagatattcgcattcgcattcatatacgctctgagcttcgctggtgtcgctcctagcggttactaattcaacttttaccggtaatttttaaatttattatttaattgttatcgcttaatatttacaacgcaaaaaagtaattaaattgtaatcgatttttttaagatttttctaatcattttgacgttctattgataaaatatcaatttcttacttcggatactttgacaataatcgtgtagatggcgctaagactataatagattatttataattagatattacggaacattaaaaaaacttaaattcagtatttaaaacgtaagtatatttaaggtaaaaatatataccacagctttgaccaactaatattgtttataattaatgtttttaattttaattttaaattaatcactttgacatttatgtcaaatttccagtaaacgtttacaaacttgtcactactggcgttcgcgaatttgtaaatatcccctctacgtacgagctcacagcgtatagggcttttcattcacagttatttgtttcgagcccctgccatatgtcgtataatccgtgtatatcaatattatacacagattatacaacatatgacagaagctcgaaacaaatgactgatcGACGACCTCACGTGGATTTCGGCGGAACTAAAATTGaggccttttttctttttattgcccTGCCACAGATTAACAAAACATGTTAATCTGTGTAACATGTTAATCTGTGGCCCTGCTATAATGggggtttttaatgtcaaatagTTGTTAAAATCGTTGTCAGTATTTTCGAAaatcaatataataaataaattttaatacaaaagatttaattaaaaaaccaatacagaagtaaaaacttcgagatgtattctggtataaaatcgtttatttaaaactataaaatgtcatggattgcaaaacgttttcgttctatacagaacatcttcagtgcatcctgccgagtagtttgaaactagcacactgtaaatagtgttaacctcatcgtatatggtttacataatataatatattaaaattttatgactacaagtcgatgttgatagataaagtggaacacatgctaaaagggtgccatggttccctgctcaaAGATGCTGcttacttgccaattcaatgggcacagaccaacctGGTTGTCAGTCTGTTTTAAGTTTAATGTTAGCTAATGTATTTTTAGATTTCAACAATTCTTTTATTTCATTTTGGTCCTTCTTAAGGGGAACTTCCCCATTTTCCCTctccgtagatccgccactgatatTGATATTAGGTATTTCAAAATTCTGAACAACTATGAGTTGCCTATACAGTAGAAAATGTATAAAATTGATTTATTGTTCaagataattttattttagaaaaaaacaagaGATAATATTTAACACTttcattaaattattattgtgctaTTTTTATTAGCCccttaaaaaaatacattttaatcgATAAAGCTGTATGTAAACAGGAAACTCCTGGTAGTGGGGCAAATTGTGACTTACATGTCCGCACAGCGCCAAGGATCATAACAGAACCGACTACAAGCACAAGCcgatagggcttttcatcgattgtcatttgtttcgagcttctgtcatatgttgtataatctgtgtataatattaatatgtatacacggattatacgacatattatGACAggactcgaaacaaatgactgaatgaaaagccctattgcagaTTCTAGCTTTCTGCGCATACGCGATATGAATGGATTCTTATAAGTTTATGAATATAATATGTACTTAAAATATATAATTTCATctaaaatacatcaaaattttaataattttatacgaTATAGGTAGGTACATTAACTTATAATCGTCGCAGATCTTTACATAATTAGGTCACATTAGGTATTCGCCGTGTgcgcaagtacttggaggggatacgagaaacgatcctGCGCGAATAggggagaaatcttgcaactttcttaaataattcattgtcaattgaaattgtcaaattgacgtatatttcatatgtactgtcaatgaagaagaaaaattatatgttgctccacaatagggcttttcattcacagtcatttgctTCGAGCAtctgtcatatttcgtataatccgtgtatattaatattatacacaaatTATACAACataatgacagaagctcgaaacaaatgacaatcgatgaaaagcactatattgatatgatatgcaattattatataaaagtaaatttaattaattgtattctgcttgtagtagtgcattttattaattaattttatttactacatacaattgtttaccttttaataacataaccttaatattactttttcttcttataattttttggactatggccttgaccttttccagtaaccaggaccactATGATtggaaaatataattaaaaatgcgaaaaatgttgccgagctatgaaaccaggtgtcgcttttctgAACTTAGACGGTCCCATCGTAAAAAGTCATGTTAATTGATTGAAATCTTTACAATTTATAAACACAACTTATTATTTACATGAAATATTGATTAATACTTATAAACATATTCATtcatccattttagagaaaaacttttaaatagaaaattgtagtaaatagtaaattaaaaaagCCAAAAATTTGAGCtgtggcaagtttaatttcgttaatttgttgttgtccgcgaaaggtccaaaatggccgttttttgcaattgcattatttattgtaaaaataatgtGGCTCTTTTTAAAtctact
This genomic window from Diabrotica virgifera virgifera chromosome 1, PGI_DIABVI_V3a contains:
- the LOC126879126 gene encoding uncharacterized protein LOC126879126, with amino-acid sequence MVLLFFAELNSRFKKYFIAFLTYNTTTKMWKTFTNDDHIYMLKVVDSDNNFEIYLSDLMTMWNCILSQEALVQKFQECNPAIEQTPEEYIQHAKNILNEVENAEVGVICDEGPCSVRFYIKTHLATNFKFKLKLELDFAQAEEESFTEKMTVPLIQTIILLEKQQEMMRNLLLKKDRELEEYKMEKGEISRSDLITEKFNPESLIASSKTLMLNVFQNRAEDIKRKYGAIEEKVEEVEVESWNSVKRRRKIYNKETANRTKDVEIKYNGGTNIKQEN